Within the Acidobacteriota bacterium genome, the region ACAATTCCCACGAGCACAACATAGAAAAAGTGATTTGCGCGGGCGTAGCAAACAAGCAATCCAAAGAAGAGCGCGATGTCGCTATAACGGTCGATCACTGAGTCGAAAAACGCGCCAAAGGTCGTGACTTGATGGGTGGCGCGCGCAACTCGGCCATCGACCATGTCAAAGATGCCGGCCGCGAGGATCACTAGCCCGGCATAGAAGAAAAGCCTGGGCTGGCTGTCGCCGCTCGCGTATCCAAAAAGCACGCCGGCAATGATGTTGATGACCAGCCCCGTGAACGTAAGGATGTTCGGCGAAATGCGCGTGAGTGAGAGTCCACGCACGATGGCGTAGAGAAGCTTCCCGCATCCTCGGCCGAATGCGCCGGTCCAGCTCATCTAGTGTCCGCCCGAAGCGCCATTGCTTTCGGCCTGCTCCTGATCGTGGATAGTTGCGAGCTTCAGAATTTCCAGCTCGCGCTTGCCTGTGGGAGTTACCACCTCTACGACGTCGCCGACGCGTTTTCCCATGAGACTCTTCCCGATCGGCGAGGTGGTCGAGATCTTCCCGAGGGTAACGTCGGATTCTTCGCTGGTGACCAGCGTGTATTCGATCTTCTCGTCCTTCGTATTGTCGAAAACCTCGATGATAGAGCCGAACGCTACGCGATCTTTGGGAATGTTGCTCAGGTTCACCAGCGACAGGTCGCCCATGCGTTTTTTGAGCTGGCCGAGGCGCGCGTTCACGAACTCCTGGCGCTGCTTAGCCATGTGGTACTCAGCGTTCTCGCTCAGGTCGCCGAGCGCTGCGGCCTTCTTGATTTCCTTTGGAAGCTCGTGGGCAAGCTCATGCTCCAGAGCCTTAATTTCTTCCAGCAATTTCTTCTTTACGTGTTCAGGCATGGACCTCGCCGTTCCATCCGCGCCCGAGCGACACGGTGGGGATCAGGAATTAGGACGATCTGAGCGACAATTCACCCTCCGCACTGGGAGGGGCGTACGCAGTATCGATAGATTTCCAAGCGATTATACTCCCCGCGACTCAGCCAATAAACAAAGCGACGCACCGACATTCACTCATCCCAAAGGACTTAACTAGACTGTCAGAAATTGGCGGCCTCGTTATCACAAGAAACGCATCATCTTGTCCGTAACACTGTGGAAAACATTGACTTAACGGCACTTTGGGCGTATCTTTGCACATATAGCAGTACCCCGGTTCCCCCGCCCAAAGGTGCCTCAATGAACCATGATTTCCACATCGGTGACAAGGTAGTTTATCCCAACCACGGCGTAGGCATAGTAGAGCAGATCAGCAGTCGGACAATTGGCAGCATGGTGCAGAAGTATTATGAGCTGCACATCAAGGCAAGCAATCTGAGAGTTACGATCCCCTTCAGTAACGTGGCAGCCGTTGGCCTTCGCCGAGTCATTAAGAGCGCCGATATCGACCAAATTCTCGACATTCTGATCAACAGTAAGTGCGAGAACCACGCCGACTGGAAGTTCCGGTTCAAGGAAAACTCCGAAAAAATGCGGACCGGTTCGCTGCTGGACGTGGCCTATGTGCTCAAGAGCCTCTTGGTGCTAAACCAGACCAAAGCTCTTTCTTTCCGCGAGAAAAAGATGCTGGAACGCGCCCGCTACCTGCTGGTCAGTGAGATGGCGATGGCCAGGAACGTGGAAGAGACAGAAATGGAAGCGCTTCTGAATCGCGCGCTGGCCAAAGTAAAGCTGAAATTCCCTGAAGTGACTGCTGACGCGTAAGAATTGGAGTCCCGCTGCGAAGGCGGGACTTTACCTGCCAGCTTCCCTAGCTTGCTTGTTACGCTCTGATCCTTCTCCGAGCAATTGGCCGAACGGCTGAAGCCCTTCCACGTTGTCGCACACGATCTTGATCGACCCGAGCACCGGAACGGCGAGAATCAGCCCCATCGCTCCCCAAATCCAGCCCCAGGTAAGCAGCCCCAACGTCACAGCCAGCGGATTAAGCTCCAGACGCCCGCCAAGCACCTTGGGATAGAGCACGTTCATTGAGAATACGTGCAGGCCAAAAATCAGCAGTGCAACTATTACGAATCCGCTGCCATGCAACACTCCCGCTCCTGACGCCACAGGCGGAAGGATGGCGAGGATGACACCTAGGTACGGAACCAGGCTCAAAAATCCGCTTATGAGGCCTAGAAAATAGAAATATGGCAAATGCAAAAAGGCAAAGCCGATTCCTGTGGCGACCGCCATGAATAAGCCGATGATGAAGTTGCCGACGATGAAGCCCTTCATCATCTCGGAGATCTTCCCTAAGGTCTGATACACGGTTAGCCGATTCTGGGGCGGAAAGAGCCGCACTGTCGACCGTCTCGCATGCTCTTGCCAAGTCAGCATGAAGTAGACGAGGAAGGGTATGAAGGCCACCGTAAGCAGTACTTCCCCCAAGTCGGCGATCTCTGCGCCGCCGACCAAGGAACTAAGTCCCCGCTCCTGCTGAACCTTCACTGGCACAGCATTCTTGTCATCCGTCGTGGGTGGAA harbors:
- a CDS encoding transcription elongation factor GreA; the protein is MPEHVKKKLLEEIKALEHELAHELPKEIKKAAALGDLSENAEYHMAKQRQEFVNARLGQLKKRMGDLSLVNLSNIPKDRVAFGSIIEVFDNTKDEKIEYTLVTSEESDVTLGKISTTSPIGKSLMGKRVGDVVEVVTPTGKRELEILKLATIHDQEQAESNGASGGH
- a CDS encoding CarD family transcriptional regulator, with amino-acid sequence MNHDFHIGDKVVYPNHGVGIVEQISSRTIGSMVQKYYELHIKASNLRVTIPFSNVAAVGLRRVIKSADIDQILDILINSKCENHADWKFRFKENSEKMRTGSLLDVAYVLKSLLVLNQTKALSFREKKMLERARYLLVSEMAMARNVEETEMEALLNRALAKVKLKFPEVTADA
- a CDS encoding CDP-alcohol phosphatidyltransferase family protein codes for the protein MSWTGAFGRGCGKLLYAIVRGLSLTRISPNILTFTGLVINIIAGVLFGYASGDSQPRLFFYAGLVILAAGIFDMVDGRVARATHQVTTFGAFFDSVIDRYSDIALFFGLLVCYARANHFFYVVLVGIVMTTSVMVSYTRARAESLIPNCKVGFLERPERIVLVLIGALFNRMAPVLWVIAVLSTITVIHRMWYTYQQMKPLTEQELKTQAIAAESKPKEQRPKLNPAISA